Proteins encoded together in one Hylaeus volcanicus isolate JK05 chromosome 3, UHH_iyHylVolc1.0_haploid, whole genome shotgun sequence window:
- the LOC128873164 gene encoding E3 ubiquitin-protein ligase TRAIP-like — translation MNVVCVICSDLLVPSDDVFHTPCGHIFHFVCLTQWLERSKSCPQCREKTTSSKIHRIYFNFSNNDTITEDTCSLQDKIDKLNFQLLLQDKDIKSYSEKTAKLEKQNAGLVKEVRTVETELNAKNSTIYALKEQIKHYKQQSLETDKLRQEVEQLQKKIETYKNVQTILEASMDDIDEMISRTSDPNTLITYISVMKREMQISLDKRRELRNKVKSLQQELTKVSMERNFLSEEHVKRKQLEQDLMACESVTISLQNKLRELGKKKSTHKQLSSLEPGAANQINSDVIDDLNKNKVASTESNIRLRREEPDKEEENQSEIVKHETNSPYLPVKSRGILLVKESSEKRNAMNFNSCGLLKKRRIGQTSTTNGQLNTTITYNGLGGHSKFDEFPNPGIKIKKSKDDIFKIKR, via the exons atgaatgTTGTCTGTGTAATATGCAGTGATTTATTAGTACCATCTGACGATGTCTTTCATACTCCTTGTGgacatatatttcattttgtgtgTTTAACTCAGTGGCTGGAGAG GTCTAAATCTTGTCCACAATGTAGAGAAAAAACCACGTCAAGTAAAATCcacagaatatattttaacttttccAATAATGATACTATCACCGAAGATACATGCTCTTTACaggataaaattgataaactaAATTTTCAACTGCTTTTGCAAGACAAAGATATTAAATCTTACTCAGAAAAAACTgcaaaattagaaaaacaaaatgcaGGTTTAGTTAAAGAAGTTCGAACAGTAGAAACTGAACTAAATGCAAAGAATAGTACTATTTATGCTCTTaaagaacaaattaaacattataaacAACAGAGTTTAGAAACAGATAAGTTAAGACAAGAAGTTGAacaattacagaaaaaaattgaaacgtataAGAA tgTGCAAACTATACTTGAAGCTTCTATGGATGATATAGATGAGATGATCTCAAGAACATCCGATCCTAACACTCTCATTACATATATATCTGTGATGAAAag gGAAATGCAAATTAGTTTGGATAAAAGGAgagaattaagaaataaagtgAAGAGCCTACAACAAGAACTCACAAAAGTATCCatggaacgaaattttttgTCAGAAGAACATGTAAAGAGAAA acaACTTGAACAAGATCTAATGGCTTGTGAAAGTGTAACTAtaagtttacaaaataaactcAGAGAGttaggaaaaaagaaatcaacacATAAACAATTGAGCAGTCTTGAGCCTGGAGCAGCGAATCAGATAAATAGTGATGTAATagatgatttaaataaaaataaagttgcgAGCACGGAAAGTAATATACGCCTTAGGAGAGAAGAACCTGATAAGGAAGAGGAGAACCAATCTGAGATTGTG aaacatGAAACCAATTCGCCATACCTTCCAGTAAAGTCAAGAGGAATACTGCTTGTAAAAGAATCTTCTGAGAAACGCAATGcaatgaatttcaattcatgTGGTCTTCtaaaaaaacgaagaattgGTCAAACAAGTACAACAAAT GGACAATTGAACACAACAATTACATACAATGGTCTTGGAGGGCACTCGAAATTTGATGAATTTCCTAATCCTGGtatcaaaataaagaaaagtaaagatgacatatttaaaatcaaaagataa
- the LOC128873162 gene encoding muscarinic acetylcholine receptor DM1 isoform X1: MNVTSIVDISGNESYNVTNGLDCGGEPHSYALWERVMIVIVAVFLSVITVVGNIMVMISFKIDKQLQTTSNYFLFSLAVADFAIGLISMPLFTLYTVLGYWPLGPHVCDTWLALDYLASNASVLNLLIISFDRYFSIMRPLSYRVKRTTSKAAIMIASAWGISLLLWPPWIYAWPYIEGQRTVPDNACYIQFIETNHYITFVTAIAAFYVPVTVMCILYWRIWKKTTNRQKILPYLQAGKEDASRRKATGSGALGMDDSRRPRSESSTGDDMNTTHIAASYLEKHYPQYKTKHRPFSWMWLKVWCIAWWLSGRDDDDDDDDDDDDDDDDIEGAESSRTGQGYDEAITPLSAETPLTGTVSRSASISGIHSTTLTIDKSISIADNHEYRKSGKVGELSTTSISSDSVYTILIQLPKRDGSGIGKYPEGLSIKMYHDEAVPCQLHSMIENADEKNGKIFRLGGTLSSPPSIIRRPSQMHDIRIPLNTKNIPKALASKETANKTADKKKTKIQDKKSERKAAKTLSAILLAFIITWTPYNILVLIKSITACSWYIPQELWDFFYYLCYINSTVNPMCYALCNAAFRRTYVRILKCKWHNRNRSGVFTQHNLKNNSI, translated from the exons ATGAATGTGACTTCAATCGTGGATATTTCCGGAAACGAGAGTTACAATGTGACCAACGGTCTTGATTGCGGCGGTGAACCACACTCGTACGCATTATGGGAGCGTGTGATGATAGTGATCGTTGCCGTTTTCCTCAGTGTAATAACCGTTGTTGGAAATATTATGGTGATGATATCGTTCAAAATCGACAAACAGCTGCAAACTACCTCCAATTATTTCTTGTTCAGTTTAGCAGTCGCTGATTTTGCAATCGGTCTAATTTCTATGCCCCTGTTCACGCTTTACACCGTGCTTGGTTATTGGCCGTTGGGACCGCACGTGTGCGACACCTGGCTGGCGTTGGATTACCTGGCCAGCAACGCATCGGTTTTGAATCTTCTTATCATCAGCTTCGACAGATATTTCTCTATAATGCGGCCTCTTTCCTATCGCGTCAAGAGAACGACTTCGAAGGCAGCCATTATGATTG CATCTGCATGGGGAATATCATTACTCCTGTGGCCACCATGGATTTATGCTTGGCCATATATCGAAGGACAGAGAACAGTGCCCGATAATGCCTGCTACATAcaatttatcgaaacaaatCATTACATCACATTCGTTACTGCAATTGCCGCATTTTATGTTCCTGTTACTGTGATGTGTATTCTTTACTGGAGGATATGGAAAAAAACCACGAATAGGCAGAAAATTCTCCCGTATTTGCAAGCAGGGAAAGAGGATGCTAGCAGACGGAAAGCAACTGG TAGCGGGGCATTGGGTATGGATGACAGTCGGAGGCCTAGGAGTGAGTCCAGCACAGGAGATGACATGAATACTACACATATCGCAGCCTCGTATCTCGAGAAACATTATCCTCAATATAAAACA AAACATAGACCTTTTTCGTGGATGTGGCTCAAAGTGTGGTGCATCGCCTGGTGGCTAAGCGgtcgcgacgacgacgacgacgacgacgatgacgacgatgacgatgacgacgatATCGAGGGCGCGGAGAGTAGCCGTACAGGGCAAGGCTATGACGAAGCTATAACGCCACTATCAGCAGAAACTCCTCTTACTGGTACGGTGTCTCGATCTGCTTCTATAAGTGGAATTCATTCTACAACTCTAACTATTGACAAAAGCATCAGTATTGCTGACAACCACGAGTACAGAAAGTCAGGGAAAGTCGGTGAATTATCAACGACAAGCATCTCCAGTGATTCT GTCTACACAATTCTAATCCAGCTACCAAAGCGAGACGGCAGCGGTATAGGGAAATACCCGGAAGGGCTGAGCATAAAAATGTACCACGACGAAGCTGTGCCGTGTCAACTTCACAGCATGATCGAGAATGCCGACGAGAAAAACGGAAAGATATTTCGTCTAGGAGGTACGTTATCGAGCCCACCGTCGATAATCAGGAGACCATCGCAAATGCATGATATAAGAATACCTTTGAATACGAAGAACATTCCGAAAGCATTAGCAAGTAAGGAAACCGCGAACAAAACTGCggacaaaaagaaaacgaaaatacaGGACAAGAAAAGTGAACGAAAAGCGGCAAAGACTTTATCGGCCATATTACTGGCGTTCATCATCACTTGGACACCGTACAATATTCTTGTCCTGATCAAATCTATCACAGCCTGCTCGTGGTACATACCACAGGAACTCTGGgactttttttattaccttTGTTACATTAATAGTACTGTGAATCCGATGTGTTATGCTCTCTGTAATGCGGCTTTCCGAAGAACCTATGTGAGAATCCTCAAGTGTAAGTGGCATAACAGAAACAGGAGTGGCGTGTTCACGCAACACAATTTAAAGAACAATTCCATTtga
- the LOC128873162 gene encoding muscarinic acetylcholine receptor DM1 isoform X2, with protein sequence MNVTSIVDISGNESYNVTNGLDCGGEPHSYALWERVMIVIVAVFLSVITVVGNIMVMISFKIDKQLQTTSNYFLFSLAVADFAIGLISMPLFTLYTVLGYWPLGPHVCDTWLALDYLASNASVLNLLIISFDRYFSIMRPLSYRVKRTTSKAAIMIASAWGISLLLWPPWIYAWPYIEGQRTVPDNACYIQFIETNHYITFVTAIAAFYVPVTVMCILYWRIWKKTTNRQKILPYLQAGKEDASRRKATGGALGMDDSRRPRSESSTGDDMNTTHIAASYLEKHYPQYKTKHRPFSWMWLKVWCIAWWLSGRDDDDDDDDDDDDDDDDIEGAESSRTGQGYDEAITPLSAETPLTGTVSRSASISGIHSTTLTIDKSISIADNHEYRKSGKVGELSTTSISSDSVYTILIQLPKRDGSGIGKYPEGLSIKMYHDEAVPCQLHSMIENADEKNGKIFRLGGTLSSPPSIIRRPSQMHDIRIPLNTKNIPKALASKETANKTADKKKTKIQDKKSERKAAKTLSAILLAFIITWTPYNILVLIKSITACSWYIPQELWDFFYYLCYINSTVNPMCYALCNAAFRRTYVRILKCKWHNRNRSGVFTQHNLKNNSI encoded by the exons ATGAATGTGACTTCAATCGTGGATATTTCCGGAAACGAGAGTTACAATGTGACCAACGGTCTTGATTGCGGCGGTGAACCACACTCGTACGCATTATGGGAGCGTGTGATGATAGTGATCGTTGCCGTTTTCCTCAGTGTAATAACCGTTGTTGGAAATATTATGGTGATGATATCGTTCAAAATCGACAAACAGCTGCAAACTACCTCCAATTATTTCTTGTTCAGTTTAGCAGTCGCTGATTTTGCAATCGGTCTAATTTCTATGCCCCTGTTCACGCTTTACACCGTGCTTGGTTATTGGCCGTTGGGACCGCACGTGTGCGACACCTGGCTGGCGTTGGATTACCTGGCCAGCAACGCATCGGTTTTGAATCTTCTTATCATCAGCTTCGACAGATATTTCTCTATAATGCGGCCTCTTTCCTATCGCGTCAAGAGAACGACTTCGAAGGCAGCCATTATGATTG CATCTGCATGGGGAATATCATTACTCCTGTGGCCACCATGGATTTATGCTTGGCCATATATCGAAGGACAGAGAACAGTGCCCGATAATGCCTGCTACATAcaatttatcgaaacaaatCATTACATCACATTCGTTACTGCAATTGCCGCATTTTATGTTCCTGTTACTGTGATGTGTATTCTTTACTGGAGGATATGGAAAAAAACCACGAATAGGCAGAAAATTCTCCCGTATTTGCAAGCAGGGAAAGAGGATGCTAGCAGACGGAAAGCAACTGG CGGGGCATTGGGTATGGATGACAGTCGGAGGCCTAGGAGTGAGTCCAGCACAGGAGATGACATGAATACTACACATATCGCAGCCTCGTATCTCGAGAAACATTATCCTCAATATAAAACA AAACATAGACCTTTTTCGTGGATGTGGCTCAAAGTGTGGTGCATCGCCTGGTGGCTAAGCGgtcgcgacgacgacgacgacgacgacgatgacgacgatgacgatgacgacgatATCGAGGGCGCGGAGAGTAGCCGTACAGGGCAAGGCTATGACGAAGCTATAACGCCACTATCAGCAGAAACTCCTCTTACTGGTACGGTGTCTCGATCTGCTTCTATAAGTGGAATTCATTCTACAACTCTAACTATTGACAAAAGCATCAGTATTGCTGACAACCACGAGTACAGAAAGTCAGGGAAAGTCGGTGAATTATCAACGACAAGCATCTCCAGTGATTCT GTCTACACAATTCTAATCCAGCTACCAAAGCGAGACGGCAGCGGTATAGGGAAATACCCGGAAGGGCTGAGCATAAAAATGTACCACGACGAAGCTGTGCCGTGTCAACTTCACAGCATGATCGAGAATGCCGACGAGAAAAACGGAAAGATATTTCGTCTAGGAGGTACGTTATCGAGCCCACCGTCGATAATCAGGAGACCATCGCAAATGCATGATATAAGAATACCTTTGAATACGAAGAACATTCCGAAAGCATTAGCAAGTAAGGAAACCGCGAACAAAACTGCggacaaaaagaaaacgaaaatacaGGACAAGAAAAGTGAACGAAAAGCGGCAAAGACTTTATCGGCCATATTACTGGCGTTCATCATCACTTGGACACCGTACAATATTCTTGTCCTGATCAAATCTATCACAGCCTGCTCGTGGTACATACCACAGGAACTCTGGgactttttttattaccttTGTTACATTAATAGTACTGTGAATCCGATGTGTTATGCTCTCTGTAATGCGGCTTTCCGAAGAACCTATGTGAGAATCCTCAAGTGTAAGTGGCATAACAGAAACAGGAGTGGCGTGTTCACGCAACACAATTTAAAGAACAATTCCATTtga